A DNA window from Akkermansiaceae bacterium contains the following coding sequences:
- a CDS encoding DUF4339 domain-containing protein has protein sequence MNTPLQYYVLDGDHQLGPYTEIELRNRAVSGAMPYDALIWREGFHEWTSFADCFPLPPYDTIPPIPRHHAFQPPALPQKSKGILPAIWIKWAVALFTIVNLFLFIGRCDPEYVSTSKVEKKTGDRGSRHSKESFSGEFQQTTSTLLENGSSAEVLITWDFRSDKTVRTTALATANSSNSPSPISVNLDLKGTYFIQGRRVIANLGGRNLTFVFDETGDLIDSDGHPMNRIR, from the coding sequence ATGAATACCCCCCTCCAATACTACGTTCTGGATGGAGACCATCAGCTTGGTCCTTACACGGAAATAGAACTGAGGAACCGCGCCGTCAGCGGAGCCATGCCTTACGACGCGCTTATATGGCGTGAAGGATTCCATGAATGGACCTCGTTCGCGGACTGCTTCCCCCTTCCTCCCTACGATACCATTCCCCCGATCCCCCGGCATCACGCCTTCCAACCTCCCGCTCTCCCCCAAAAATCCAAGGGGATTCTTCCTGCGATTTGGATCAAATGGGCGGTCGCATTGTTCACCATCGTCAATTTATTTCTTTTTATTGGTAGATGTGATCCTGAATACGTCTCCACCTCCAAAGTCGAAAAGAAAACCGGTGATCGCGGATCCCGCCATTCCAAGGAATCATTTTCAGGAGAGTTTCAGCAAACAACATCGACTCTTTTGGAGAATGGGTCATCGGCTGAAGTGTTGATAACCTGGGACTTCAGGTCTGATAAGACAGTGAGGACCACGGCTCTTGCGACGGCAAATTCAAGCAACTCCCCCTCCCCGATCAGCGTCAACTTGGATTTAAAAGGGACTTATTTCATTCAAGGCCGGCGGGTTATAGCAAATCTCGGAGGCCGTAACCTCACTTTCGTTTTCGACGAAACCGGAGATCTGATCGACTCCGATGGACACCCTATGAACAGGATTCGATAA
- a CDS encoding DUF1257 domain-containing protein, with protein sequence MSHFTTIKTEVRDLEALNDACVEMDLKLVPNATCRGYAGAVRRADHVIQLKGPYDIAVDPAEGGRYGFSADWWAGHVEKEVGAGYGRLLQSYGVHKTLREARMRGLRTSRQVSEDGTILLTLEGGSL encoded by the coding sequence ATGTCCCACTTCACCACCATCAAAACCGAAGTCCGCGATCTGGAGGCCCTCAACGACGCCTGCGTCGAGATGGACCTCAAGCTTGTTCCAAATGCCACCTGCCGCGGCTATGCCGGTGCCGTCCGCAGGGCAGACCATGTCATCCAGCTCAAAGGGCCGTATGACATTGCCGTCGATCCTGCGGAGGGCGGCCGCTATGGCTTCTCCGCCGACTGGTGGGCAGGTCATGTCGAAAAGGAGGTCGGAGCGGGCTACGGCCGGCTCCTGCAATCCTACGGCGTTCACAAGACACTGCGAGAAGCCCGAATGCGGGGCCTGCGCACCTCACGACAGGTAAGTGAGGATGGAACCATCCTCCTCACCTTGGAAGGAGGTTCCCTGTGA
- a CDS encoding AAA family ATPase has translation MQQQLIPYLRAGYAGLAVITAEEARAEAEIAATCAKLGRNLSAWSSSEGLVDTTERRAQPCVDPLEALQLIGPKFAAESPRHVIVMRDLQLHLEQNDPMLVRRLKDMLRLAKTNGHALILLGCRLRLPAELDHEITRIDFALPGPPELGTVLHGIVESAKLTSPEDDEREEILHAALGLTTIEAENVFALSVVESGKLDPAIISREKARTLKRNGLIEVIETKPSLDAIGGLDNLKQWLETRKLAFSTEAKEFGLPAPKGLLIVGIPGTGKSLTAKATATAFSIPLLRLDMGKVFGGIIGQSEANLRSVIQTAEAIAPCVLWIDEIEKGFSGTKSSGSTDGGTTARVFGSFLSWMQEKEKPVFVVATANDVTKLPPEFVRKGRFDEMFFVDIPTAIERSMIWRIVVEKYWRKPTDFDSVELARVTEQFTGAEIEAVFIEAMFAAFSENRTPKLRDVSRAALDTRPIIHQMDTEIARLRDWARGRAREAGGDDPAPRKRSRRRFEEN, from the coding sequence ATGCAACAACAACTCATTCCCTACCTGCGGGCCGGTTACGCCGGGCTCGCCGTCATCACCGCCGAGGAAGCACGGGCGGAGGCGGAGATCGCCGCCACCTGCGCCAAGCTCGGACGGAACCTTTCCGCCTGGTCCTCGTCCGAGGGTTTGGTGGACACCACCGAACGCAGGGCGCAGCCTTGTGTTGATCCGCTGGAAGCCCTCCAGTTGATCGGACCGAAGTTCGCGGCCGAGTCCCCACGTCATGTCATCGTGATGCGCGACCTTCAGCTTCACCTGGAGCAGAACGATCCGATGTTGGTCCGCCGGCTGAAGGACATGCTTCGTCTCGCCAAGACCAACGGCCACGCCCTCATCCTGCTGGGCTGCCGCCTCCGGCTACCCGCGGAGCTTGACCACGAGATCACCCGCATCGACTTCGCCCTGCCCGGACCGCCCGAACTCGGTACCGTCCTCCATGGCATCGTCGAGTCGGCCAAGCTCACCAGCCCTGAGGATGACGAGCGCGAGGAGATCCTGCACGCAGCACTCGGCCTGACCACCATCGAGGCGGAGAACGTCTTCGCCCTGTCGGTCGTCGAGAGCGGCAAGCTGGACCCCGCGATCATTTCCCGGGAGAAGGCCCGCACGCTCAAGCGAAATGGCTTGATCGAGGTCATCGAAACCAAGCCCTCACTCGATGCCATCGGCGGACTGGACAACCTGAAGCAGTGGCTCGAAACGCGCAAACTCGCATTCAGCACGGAGGCGAAGGAGTTCGGTCTGCCTGCTCCCAAGGGGCTGCTCATCGTAGGCATTCCCGGCACGGGCAAGAGCCTGACGGCGAAGGCTACCGCCACGGCGTTCAGCATCCCGCTGCTCCGTCTCGACATGGGCAAGGTATTCGGCGGGATCATCGGCCAGAGCGAAGCGAACCTGCGTTCCGTCATCCAGACCGCCGAAGCCATCGCCCCGTGCGTGCTGTGGATCGACGAGATCGAGAAGGGCTTCTCGGGAACGAAGAGCAGCGGCAGCACCGACGGCGGCACCACCGCCCGGGTGTTCGGCAGCTTCCTATCCTGGATGCAGGAGAAGGAGAAGCCGGTGTTCGTCGTCGCCACCGCGAATGACGTTACCAAGCTGCCGCCAGAGTTCGTCCGCAAGGGCCGCTTCGATGAGATGTTCTTCGTGGACATTCCTACTGCGATCGAGCGCTCCATGATCTGGAGGATCGTCGTGGAGAAGTATTGGCGGAAGCCGACCGACTTCGACTCGGTTGAACTCGCCCGGGTGACCGAGCAGTTCACCGGCGCCGAGATTGAAGCGGTGTTCATCGAGGCCATGTTCGCGGCTTTCTCTGAGAATAGGACACCCAAGTTGCGCGACGTTTCACGGGCGGCGCTCGATACCCGTCCGATCATTCACCAGATGGACACCGAGATCGCCCGTCTCCGCGACTGGGCGAGAGGCCGCGCCCGCGAAGCCGGAGGCGATGATCCCGCTCCTAGGAAGCGTTCTCGTCGCCGCTTCGAGGAAAACTGA
- a CDS encoding TIGR03790 family protein translates to MPDGLQGSAERSSFAGVRRIVRICLWLVAVLPVSAEELDPHSVAVLYNSAVPESKQLADIFREARNIPEGNLIGLEMPVAQDISREDYITKIQNPLRAEFDKRSWWSRGKDASGVLLPTSNDMRVLVLMKGVPLKIQPAPLPEGFKVPENDPIAGRNEASVDSELAMFGAEGLPIQGVLKNAYFGSEKPISESAFPFLILTSRIDGASFATCERIIRDAIEVEKTGLWGMAYVDIANKFPQGDEWLNAIVIENRNAGIPTVVDRFDDTLPMNYPMTDAALYYGWYDWNLSGPFLNPAFKFRKGAVAMHLHSFSADQLQDPMKNWSAGLLEKGAAATIGNVYEPYLGLTHYFEILHKRLLAGHTWVEACWMSIPVASWQGITLGDPFYRPFLHLDNTGKMAAGDNDFRALRAAAMKWPSDSATRQKQLMGAAVRMKSGIVSEAIALEAVEGGRMAEGALWFRNAEENHQVPQDKLRQRLNLAAIERKEGRKDLAIRDLKAIGETYGSLPEATAAKGWLDILDPPAPPPAAPKQ, encoded by the coding sequence ATGCCAGACGGCTTGCAAGGCTCGGCGGAGCGGTCATCATTTGCCGGAGTGAGAAGGATCGTCCGGATTTGTCTTTGGTTGGTGGCCGTGCTGCCGGTTTCAGCGGAGGAACTGGACCCGCATTCCGTGGCGGTCCTATACAACAGCGCGGTCCCGGAGTCGAAGCAACTTGCGGACATCTTCCGCGAGGCACGCAATATTCCGGAGGGCAATCTCATCGGCCTGGAGATGCCCGTTGCCCAGGACATCAGCCGGGAAGACTACATCACGAAAATCCAGAATCCCCTGCGCGCGGAGTTCGACAAGCGGTCATGGTGGAGCCGGGGCAAGGATGCCAGCGGCGTGCTGCTGCCCACCTCCAATGACATGCGGGTGCTGGTCCTCATGAAGGGCGTCCCCCTGAAGATCCAGCCCGCGCCACTGCCGGAAGGATTCAAGGTGCCGGAAAATGATCCCATCGCAGGCCGGAACGAAGCCTCCGTGGACTCCGAACTGGCCATGTTCGGCGCGGAGGGACTGCCCATCCAGGGCGTCCTGAAGAATGCCTACTTTGGAAGCGAGAAGCCCATTTCGGAGAGCGCCTTTCCGTTCCTCATCCTCACCTCGCGGATCGACGGAGCCAGCTTCGCCACCTGCGAGCGGATCATCCGGGATGCCATCGAGGTGGAGAAGACAGGCCTGTGGGGCATGGCGTATGTCGATATCGCGAACAAGTTCCCGCAGGGGGATGAATGGCTGAACGCCATCGTCATCGAAAACCGGAATGCCGGCATCCCCACGGTGGTGGACCGCTTCGACGACACGCTGCCGATGAACTACCCGATGACGGATGCCGCGCTGTACTACGGGTGGTATGACTGGAACCTCAGCGGGCCATTCCTCAACCCCGCTTTCAAATTCCGGAAAGGCGCGGTGGCCATGCATCTCCACTCCTTCAGCGCGGACCAGTTGCAGGATCCCATGAAAAACTGGAGTGCCGGTCTTCTTGAGAAAGGCGCGGCGGCCACCATCGGCAATGTCTATGAGCCCTATCTCGGCCTGACCCATTATTTCGAGATCCTGCACAAGCGGCTCCTCGCCGGGCACACCTGGGTGGAGGCCTGCTGGATGTCCATCCCGGTGGCTTCATGGCAGGGCATCACGCTGGGAGATCCCTTTTACCGTCCCTTCCTCCATCTGGACAACACTGGAAAGATGGCCGCGGGTGACAATGATTTCCGTGCGCTGCGCGCCGCCGCCATGAAATGGCCGTCCGACAGCGCCACCCGGCAGAAGCAGTTGATGGGAGCGGCCGTCAGGATGAAAAGCGGCATCGTCTCGGAGGCCATCGCCCTGGAAGCCGTGGAAGGGGGGCGCATGGCGGAGGGCGCGCTCTGGTTCCGCAATGCGGAGGAGAATCACCAGGTTCCGCAGGACAAGCTGAGGCAGCGGCTCAACCTCGCGGCCATCGAGCGGAAAGAGGGCCGGAAGGACCTCGCCATCCGGGATCTCAAGGCGATCGGGGAAACCTACGGCTCTCTTCCCGAAGCCACCGCCGCGAAAGGCTGGCTCGACATCCTCGATCCTCCTGCCCCGCCCCCCGCCGCTCCGAAGCAATAA
- a CDS encoding DUF2851 family protein yields the protein MTYTFLLESVWHPPLAFAETAGRTLPPELELQALWFSGAFGRDFRTVDGQTVRVVQFGEWNRGAGPDFRQVAIELDGELKTGDLELDTSAADWEWHRHGSNESFRDVVLHVSFQPEARRTYVRTCEHRGIPQVLISSAQLADALNRPQQEVAIARPGRCVAPLRHLPAGAVERLLREAAEHRAELKAARYRRVADVHGPDAALFQATAETLGYRGNSLAMRMLTQRVPLTALGADANRTDAILFGAAGFLSPELHEKAPEDTREYLRDLWENWWRERASYEATAARAIPWRCGGQRPANHPHRRIGTLATLARKWPTYRKLALARPFQPRPVMEFLEELEHPFWSRRHTLTSGASTSKIALFGRTQALELLANHLIPLALQDKAIPFREYHKLRSSAPNEKVKRCALRLFGSMEAAEPWLKRVAHHQALLQIYQDFCLEDFSDCANCPFPEQLSQWR from the coding sequence ATGACCTACACCTTTCTGCTCGAGTCCGTCTGGCATCCGCCTCTCGCATTTGCGGAGACGGCTGGCCGGACACTGCCTCCTGAGCTGGAACTGCAGGCGCTGTGGTTCTCCGGAGCGTTCGGCAGGGATTTCCGCACCGTGGATGGACAGACGGTCAGGGTCGTTCAGTTCGGAGAATGGAATCGCGGGGCCGGACCGGACTTCCGCCAGGTCGCCATCGAGCTGGACGGGGAACTGAAAACGGGGGATCTGGAACTGGACACCTCCGCCGCGGATTGGGAGTGGCACCGCCACGGCTCGAACGAATCGTTCCGGGATGTCGTTCTCCACGTCAGCTTCCAGCCGGAGGCACGGCGCACCTATGTCCGCACCTGCGAGCACCGCGGCATCCCGCAGGTGCTCATTTCGTCCGCGCAGCTCGCGGATGCGCTCAACCGCCCGCAGCAGGAAGTCGCCATCGCCCGGCCCGGCCGCTGCGTGGCCCCGCTGCGCCACCTGCCCGCCGGAGCCGTGGAGCGGTTGCTGCGTGAGGCGGCGGAGCATCGTGCGGAACTGAAGGCCGCCCGCTACCGCCGGGTGGCGGATGTCCATGGCCCGGACGCCGCCCTCTTCCAGGCCACCGCGGAGACCCTCGGCTACCGGGGGAACTCCCTGGCCATGCGCATGCTCACCCAGCGCGTGCCGCTCACCGCCCTGGGCGCGGATGCCAACCGGACGGACGCCATCCTTTTCGGCGCCGCCGGATTCCTCTCCCCGGAACTCCACGAAAAAGCTCCCGAAGATACCCGCGAATATCTCCGCGACCTGTGGGAGAACTGGTGGCGGGAGCGGGCCTCCTATGAGGCCACCGCCGCGCGCGCCATCCCGTGGCGTTGTGGCGGCCAGCGCCCGGCGAACCACCCGCACCGCAGGATCGGCACCCTCGCCACCCTGGCGAGGAAATGGCCCACCTACCGGAAACTTGCGCTCGCACGGCCCTTCCAGCCGCGTCCGGTGATGGAGTTCCTCGAGGAACTGGAGCATCCCTTCTGGTCCCGCCGCCACACGCTCACCTCCGGCGCCTCCACCTCGAAGATCGCCCTCTTCGGACGCACCCAGGCGCTGGAATTGCTGGCGAACCATCTCATCCCGCTGGCCCTGCAGGACAAGGCCATCCCGTTCCGCGAATATCACAAGCTCCGCAGCTCCGCGCCGAACGAGAAAGTCAAACGCTGCGCCCTCCGCCTCTTCGGTTCCATGGAAGCGGCGGAGCCATGGCTCAAGCGCGTCGCCCACCACCAGGCGCTGCTCCAGATCTACCAGGACTTCTGTCTGGAGGATTTCTCGGACTGTGCGAACTGTCCCTTCCCCGAGCAACTTTCCCAATGGAGATGA
- a CDS encoding DUF2997 domain-containing protein — translation MNRRILVKVSPTGGITVEAEGFQGKGCTDATKAIEEALGSRTARTLKPEFVRQVASHPLRQQLGNGGEGR, via the coding sequence GTGAACCGCCGCATCCTGGTCAAAGTCTCGCCTACTGGCGGAATCACCGTCGAGGCGGAGGGCTTCCAGGGCAAGGGCTGCACCGACGCCACCAAGGCGATCGAGGAGGCCCTTGGTTCCCGGACCGCCCGCACCCTGAAACCCGAATTCGTCCGGCAGGTGGCCAGCCATCCGCTCCGCCAGCAACTCGGCAACGGAGGTGAGGGGCGATGA
- the recN gene encoding DNA repair protein RecN: MLTLLKIRNLALVHELVWELGSGLIGVTGETGAGKSVIVGALKLILGERADKSLIRTGEDSCSVEAVFELSDPAEINAILEDGGLSPCDDTQLIVRRVIGTTVNRQFVNDSPVTLSLLKKIGEHLVDLHGPHDHQSLLSTDRQLSMLDAYAGAEPALTAYRQTYRAWREKTAELDELRHAESASEQELDLLRYQLEEINNANPKPEDESDLEDRWRRASNSSRLLESAAAAAAALNGEDGILEKLGEIQKLVRDLQKLDPSITERTGSLETATLELQDLEATLADYVEELEIDPAEAATLEERVNVIETLKRKYGPSLQDVLARRDAAATRLDNIENRTEKLETLEKELAAARAAVETSAKTVSAARKKAAPKLAKEIASQLKDLGFKQSSFEAPLISLTEPGAQGMESVDFQFGPNPGEPLLPLRQIASSGEISRVMLAVKSALADQDATPLMVFDEIDANVGGEIARAVGRKMAALGTRHQVLAITHFPQVAAIAAHHFVVEKEVTGGRTRSRLYQVTGETRVQELVRMLGGGGEQARAMAISLLNP; the protein is encoded by the coding sequence ATGCTCACCCTTCTCAAGATCCGCAACCTCGCCCTCGTCCACGAACTCGTATGGGAACTCGGCTCCGGGCTGATCGGCGTGACCGGAGAGACCGGTGCGGGGAAATCCGTCATCGTCGGCGCGCTGAAGCTCATCCTGGGTGAACGCGCGGACAAGTCGCTGATCCGGACGGGAGAGGACTCCTGTTCCGTGGAGGCGGTGTTCGAACTTTCCGACCCTGCGGAAATCAACGCCATCCTGGAAGATGGTGGCCTCTCTCCCTGCGATGACACGCAGCTCATCGTCCGTCGCGTGATCGGTACCACGGTGAACCGGCAGTTCGTGAATGACTCCCCGGTCACCCTTTCCCTGCTGAAAAAGATCGGCGAGCATCTGGTGGATCTCCACGGCCCGCACGACCACCAGTCCCTGCTTTCCACGGATCGCCAGCTTTCCATGCTGGACGCCTACGCCGGGGCGGAACCCGCGCTCACCGCCTACCGCCAGACCTACCGCGCATGGCGGGAAAAGACCGCGGAGCTGGACGAGCTGCGCCACGCGGAAAGCGCCAGCGAACAGGAACTCGACCTGCTCCGCTACCAACTGGAGGAGATCAACAACGCCAACCCGAAGCCGGAGGACGAGAGCGATCTGGAGGACCGCTGGCGGCGCGCGTCGAATTCGTCGCGGCTGCTGGAAAGTGCCGCCGCCGCCGCCGCCGCGCTGAACGGCGAGGATGGCATCCTGGAGAAACTGGGCGAGATCCAGAAGCTCGTCCGCGATCTGCAGAAGCTGGATCCGTCGATCACGGAAAGGACCGGCTCGCTGGAGACCGCCACCCTGGAACTCCAGGATCTGGAGGCGACGCTGGCCGACTATGTCGAAGAACTGGAGATCGACCCCGCGGAGGCGGCGACCCTCGAGGAGCGCGTGAATGTCATCGAGACGCTGAAGCGGAAATACGGCCCGTCCCTGCAGGATGTGCTCGCCCGCCGCGATGCCGCCGCGACCCGGCTGGACAACATCGAGAACCGCACCGAGAAGCTGGAGACTCTGGAAAAGGAACTGGCAGCCGCACGGGCTGCCGTGGAAACCAGCGCGAAGACGGTGAGCGCCGCACGGAAGAAAGCCGCGCCGAAGCTGGCGAAGGAAATCGCCTCGCAGCTCAAGGATCTGGGCTTCAAGCAATCTTCGTTCGAGGCCCCGTTGATTTCCCTCACCGAACCCGGCGCGCAGGGTATGGAGAGTGTCGACTTCCAGTTCGGCCCGAATCCGGGCGAGCCTCTGCTGCCGCTGCGCCAGATCGCGTCCTCCGGTGAAATTTCCCGCGTCATGCTGGCCGTGAAATCCGCGCTCGCCGACCAGGATGCCACACCGCTGATGGTGTTCGATGAGATCGACGCCAACGTGGGCGGTGAGATCGCCCGTGCGGTGGGCCGGAAGATGGCCGCGCTGGGCACACGCCACCAGGTGCTGGCCATCACCCACTTTCCGCAGGTCGCCGCCATCGCCGCGCACCACTTCGTGGTGGAGAAGGAAGTCACCGGCGGCCGCACCCGCTCACGCCTGTATCAGGTCACCGGGGAAACCCGCGTCCAGGAGCTGGTCCGCATGCTGGGTGGCGGCGGCGAACAGGCCCGTGCCATGGCCATTTCCCTGCTCAATCCCTGA
- a CDS encoding MBL fold metallo-hydrolase, which produces MEHVCDGGRVGEFSLKFLGTGTSVGVPVIGCGCGVCRSENPKNKRTRASVVVNAGEYSLLVDTGPDLRTQALREGLTRVDAVLYTHAHMDHVVGFDDLRAFCWRRTQPLPIHASAATLADLKRMFAWAFAPENSYPGYVKPAGVVIDGPFHYDDLRITPLPVNHGSVDTMGFLFEYPRAKSMAYIPDVKVIPPATIALMKGVDVLIVDALRNDPHPTHFSVGEALHVAEETEAAEVWLTHLGHENDHGKLSAVMPDHVKVAWDGLELR; this is translated from the coding sequence ATGGAACACGTTTGCGACGGTGGGCGGGTGGGGGAGTTTTCGCTGAAATTTCTGGGGACCGGAACATCGGTCGGGGTGCCGGTCATCGGGTGCGGATGCGGCGTCTGCCGCTCGGAGAATCCGAAGAACAAGCGCACGCGGGCGTCCGTGGTGGTCAACGCCGGGGAGTATTCGCTGTTGGTGGACACCGGGCCGGATCTCCGCACGCAGGCCCTGCGCGAGGGACTCACGCGGGTGGATGCCGTGCTCTACACCCACGCCCACATGGATCATGTGGTGGGGTTCGATGACCTGCGGGCATTCTGCTGGCGCAGGACCCAGCCCCTGCCCATCCATGCCTCCGCCGCCACGTTGGCGGATCTGAAGCGGATGTTCGCCTGGGCGTTCGCTCCGGAGAACAGCTATCCCGGCTACGTGAAGCCCGCCGGAGTGGTGATCGACGGACCTTTCCACTATGATGATCTGAGGATCACGCCGCTGCCTGTGAACCACGGCTCGGTGGACACCATGGGATTCCTCTTTGAATACCCCAGGGCAAAGAGCATGGCCTACATCCCGGATGTGAAGGTCATCCCGCCCGCCACCATCGCCCTCATGAAGGGGGTGGACGTCCTGATCGTGGACGCGCTCCGGAACGACCCGCACCCCACCCACTTTTCCGTGGGTGAGGCCCTCCATGTCGCGGAGGAAACGGAAGCCGCCGAGGTTTGGCTCACCCACCTGGGTCATGAGAACGATCATGGGAAGCTCTCAGCCGTCATGCCGGACCACGTGAAAGTGGCATGGGATGGGCTGGAACTGAGGTGA
- the thiS gene encoding sulfur carrier protein ThiS, translating into MTPSITITLNGNSHPIDRPMTLSELLDHLGLGGKPVVIEVDEQAVFPRNYATTGVEEGSRVEIVTLAAGG; encoded by the coding sequence ATGACCCCATCCATCACGATCACCCTCAACGGCAACTCCCACCCCATCGACCGTCCCATGACCCTCAGCGAGCTGCTGGACCACCTGGGCCTCGGCGGCAAGCCCGTCGTCATCGAAGTGGACGAGCAAGCCGTTTTTCCAAGGAACTACGCCACCACCGGAGTGGAGGAAGGCTCCCGTGTGGAGATCGTGACCCTCGCGGCAGGTGGTTGA
- a CDS encoding PD-(D/E)XK nuclease family protein gives MITPASTGRFETGLSACAGTFPDHISPTAAKSYLACSLRFYFERVACLKKPTPKNLHLGKAVHAALQAFHLARWRGVDDSPETIATAYEEAFLRLEREEGPVNFDDAAEREKSRTDGLRIVAAYLDSPEVLKGKPRAVEVKLTEEIPGLSVPLTGAMDLVGENLIPIDFKSAAAKPDIGHAAFEHEIQLVSYQLLMEAATGESPPSLDLVFLVKTKTPQVIRVKSPPADAHRKKRVTALLETAVTGIAEDRFHPQPGMHCSWCQFRRECAAWLPREREERRAA, from the coding sequence GTGATCACCCCAGCATCCACCGGGCGGTTCGAGACCGGACTCTCCGCCTGCGCGGGGACGTTCCCGGACCACATCAGTCCGACTGCGGCGAAGTCGTATCTGGCATGCTCCCTCCGCTTCTACTTCGAGCGGGTCGCCTGCCTGAAGAAACCGACACCGAAGAACCTCCACCTCGGCAAGGCGGTCCACGCCGCATTGCAGGCGTTCCATCTCGCCCGCTGGCGGGGAGTGGACGATTCACCGGAAACCATCGCCACCGCCTACGAGGAGGCTTTCCTCCGCCTGGAACGGGAGGAAGGACCGGTGAACTTCGACGATGCCGCGGAGCGCGAGAAATCCCGCACCGACGGATTGCGAATCGTCGCCGCCTACCTCGACAGCCCGGAAGTCCTGAAAGGGAAGCCCCGGGCGGTCGAGGTGAAATTGACCGAGGAAATCCCCGGCCTGTCCGTGCCGCTCACCGGCGCGATGGATCTGGTCGGTGAGAACCTCATCCCCATCGACTTCAAATCCGCCGCCGCGAAGCCCGATATTGGCCATGCGGCGTTCGAGCACGAGATCCAGCTGGTGTCCTACCAGCTCCTGATGGAGGCGGCCACGGGCGAGAGTCCTCCGTCTCTGGACCTCGTGTTCCTGGTGAAAACGAAGACTCCGCAGGTGATCCGGGTCAAATCCCCACCGGCGGACGCCCACCGGAAGAAGCGGGTGACCGCCCTTCTCGAAACTGCCGTCACCGGCATCGCGGAGGACCGGTTCCATCCGCAGCCGGGGATGCATTGTTCGTGGTGCCAGTTCCGCCGCGAATGCGCGGCCTGGCTCCCGCGGGAGCGGGAGGAAAGGAGGGCGGCATGA